The Microbacterium sp. Nx66 genome contains a region encoding:
- a CDS encoding TIGR03943 family putative permease subunit → MPELSVRTRALATRWLGIGLASVVAVVTLGLAVTDRLSLYISPESVWFASAAAVVTLAGAVWSCTLPLGAEEDHGHDHGPSSARSAESEHSSAEESERPSVPSRRTLAGVGALAGGVVATGVVVSALVLPPASLSVELAMSRAGEETALFAGADTVALGVADTSTFGVGDWASVFAAATNTTAYDGADVTLQGFVTPGDGDGVNLTRLVITHCVIDAQTAALPVSVDADAYKTGQWVEITGTVRADENGSLHIEPTDVVAIDEPKDPYEY, encoded by the coding sequence TTGCCTGAGCTCTCCGTCCGCACGCGCGCCCTCGCGACCCGGTGGCTGGGGATCGGTCTGGCCTCCGTCGTCGCCGTCGTCACCCTCGGCCTCGCGGTGACCGACCGCCTCAGCCTCTACATCAGCCCGGAGTCGGTGTGGTTCGCATCGGCTGCCGCCGTGGTCACTCTCGCCGGAGCCGTCTGGTCGTGCACGCTGCCCCTGGGCGCGGAGGAGGATCACGGGCACGACCACGGTCCCTCCTCCGCCCGATCTGCGGAGTCGGAGCACTCCTCCGCTGAGGAGAGCGAGCGCCCCTCCGTCCCGTCGCGCCGGACCCTCGCCGGGGTCGGTGCTCTGGCCGGCGGTGTGGTGGCGACGGGGGTCGTCGTCTCCGCACTCGTCCTGCCTCCCGCCTCGCTCTCGGTCGAGCTCGCGATGTCGCGCGCCGGGGAGGAGACCGCACTGTTCGCCGGCGCCGACACGGTCGCCCTCGGGGTCGCGGACACGTCGACGTTCGGCGTGGGCGACTGGGCGAGCGTCTTCGCCGCCGCGACGAACACCACGGCCTACGACGGGGCCGACGTCACGTTGCAGGGCTTCGTCACGCCGGGCGACGGCGACGGCGTCAACCTCACCCGGCTCGTGATCACCCACTGCGTCATCGACGCCCAGACGGCGGCGCTGCCGGTGAGCGTCGACGCGGACGCGTACAAGACCGGACAATGGGTCGAGATCACCGGGACCGTCCGTGCGGATGAGAACGGCTCCCTGCACATCGAGCCGACCGATGTCGTGGCGATCGACGAGCCGAAGGACCCGTATGAGTACTGA
- a CDS encoding permease: MTAPARTATRPGHTHRRAPSPRSTWIAVGIGVVIVAALFLIDAFLPTLFPASLPTRAQDGLTLALSVLIEALPFVVLGVLLSIVVQVWLPADVIHRWLPRRAWARRAVLSLLGMLIPVCECGNVPFARGLMMRGLAPAEALTFLIAAPIVNPIVILTTHAAFGWDGGILVARLVGGYLIANLIGWIYSRHPSPESLLTQRFVDTCERVTHEPGTPVRRSLTQFLVELRAVMPALVIGSALAGAVQVLIPRDVLLTIGANPVLSIVAMMLLAIVVAICSNVDAFFALSFASTFSSGALVAFLLVGPLVDIKMLALMRTTFTTRTLVGITAVVLASAFAIGIGVNVLA, from the coding sequence GTGACCGCCCCGGCACGAACGGCCACCCGTCCGGGCCACACGCACCGTCGAGCGCCCTCGCCGCGCTCGACGTGGATCGCCGTCGGCATCGGCGTCGTGATCGTCGCGGCGCTGTTCCTCATCGACGCCTTCCTCCCCACCCTCTTCCCCGCCTCGCTGCCCACCCGCGCGCAGGACGGTCTGACACTCGCTCTCAGCGTGCTGATCGAGGCGCTGCCGTTCGTGGTGCTCGGCGTGCTGCTGTCGATCGTGGTGCAGGTCTGGCTCCCGGCGGACGTCATCCACCGCTGGCTCCCGCGCCGCGCCTGGGCCCGCCGCGCCGTGCTCTCCCTGCTCGGCATGCTCATCCCGGTCTGCGAGTGCGGGAACGTCCCGTTCGCCCGCGGACTCATGATGCGCGGACTCGCCCCCGCGGAAGCGCTGACCTTCCTCATCGCGGCGCCGATCGTGAACCCGATCGTGATCCTCACGACGCACGCCGCGTTCGGATGGGACGGCGGCATCCTCGTCGCCCGCCTCGTCGGTGGCTACCTCATCGCGAACCTCATCGGCTGGATCTACAGCCGCCACCCCTCGCCGGAGTCGCTGCTCACCCAGCGCTTCGTCGACACGTGCGAGCGCGTGACCCACGAGCCGGGAACTCCCGTGCGCCGCAGCCTCACGCAGTTCCTCGTCGAGCTGCGGGCCGTGATGCCGGCGCTCGTGATCGGCTCCGCGCTGGCGGGGGCCGTGCAGGTCCTCATCCCGCGCGACGTCCTGCTCACGATCGGCGCCAACCCCGTGCTGTCCATCGTCGCGATGATGCTGCTCGCGATCGTCGTGGCGATCTGCTCCAATGTCGACGCCTTCTTCGCGCTGTCGTTCGCGTCGACCTTCTCCTCGGGGGCCCTCGTGGCGTTCCTCCTGGTCGGGCCGCTCGTCGACATCAAGATGCTGGCGCTGATGCGCACGACCTTCACCACCCGGACGCTCGTCGGGATCACCGCTGTCGTGCTGGCGTCGGCCTTCGCGATCGGGATCGGGGTGAACGTCCTTGCCTGA
- a CDS encoding Fur family transcriptional regulator, with protein MAQRNTWQRERVREALADARGFVSAQSLHATLRDDNTGIGLATVYRALAGLAAAGDADSLQSPEGEALYRACTTQGHHHHLICRSCGLTVEIEAKDVEQWAHRTAALHGFTEAAHVVDIFGLCTPCANKRDAERTATA; from the coding sequence ATGGCTCAGCGGAACACCTGGCAGCGCGAACGCGTGCGCGAAGCGCTCGCCGACGCGCGCGGTTTCGTGAGCGCACAGAGCCTGCACGCGACGCTCCGCGACGACAACACGGGGATCGGCCTGGCCACTGTCTACCGCGCCCTCGCCGGACTCGCGGCGGCCGGAGATGCCGACTCGCTGCAGAGCCCCGAGGGGGAGGCGCTCTACCGGGCGTGCACCACCCAGGGCCACCACCACCACCTCATCTGCCGGTCCTGCGGCCTCACGGTCGAGATCGAGGCGAAGGACGTGGAGCAGTGGGCGCACCGCACGGCCGCCCTGCACGGCTTCACCGAGGCCGCGCACGTGGTCGACATCTTCGGACTGTGCACCCCCTGCGCGAACAAGCGCGACGCCGAGAGGACTGCGACAGCGTGA
- a CDS encoding metal ABC transporter permease: protein MTVPSALVPMVGWDDIFSFQDYGELVALLANSIIAGAVLGLVGGLIGVFVMQRDLAFAVHGVSELSFAGAAAALLFGGSVVLGSLGGALVAAILIGVLGAKARDRNSIVGVLMPFGLGLGILFLSLYDGRSANRFSLLTGQIVSVSSPDLGWLVGISLVVLLGLLVMWNPLRFDSLDPESAAARGVPTRTVSLLFMVLLGLIVAVSVHIIGALLVMALLVTPAAAAMRITAGPVAVPVLAALFGFVSAVGGILLALAGTLPVSPYITTLSFTIYVVCWIVQRVRSRVTRV, encoded by the coding sequence ATGACCGTCCCGTCCGCTCTCGTCCCCATGGTCGGCTGGGACGACATCTTCTCCTTCCAGGACTATGGCGAGCTCGTCGCCCTGCTCGCGAACTCGATCATCGCGGGCGCCGTGCTCGGGCTCGTCGGCGGTCTCATCGGGGTGTTCGTCATGCAGCGCGATCTCGCGTTCGCGGTGCACGGGGTGAGCGAGCTCTCCTTCGCGGGAGCGGCGGCGGCGCTGCTGTTCGGCGGCAGCGTCGTGCTCGGCTCACTCGGCGGAGCCCTCGTGGCGGCGATCCTCATCGGGGTCCTCGGCGCCAAGGCCAGGGACCGCAACTCGATCGTCGGCGTGCTCATGCCGTTCGGCCTCGGTCTCGGCATCCTGTTCCTGTCGCTGTACGACGGCCGCAGCGCCAACCGGTTCAGCCTCCTCACGGGGCAGATCGTGTCGGTCTCGAGTCCCGACCTCGGCTGGCTCGTCGGCATCAGCCTCGTGGTGCTGCTCGGCCTGCTCGTGATGTGGAATCCGCTGCGCTTCGACTCACTCGATCCGGAGTCGGCGGCAGCCCGCGGGGTGCCCACCCGCACCGTGAGCCTGCTGTTCATGGTGCTTCTGGGGCTCATCGTCGCGGTGAGCGTGCACATCATCGGCGCGCTGCTGGTGATGGCGCTCCTGGTGACGCCCGCTGCCGCAGCCATGCGGATCACGGCGGGCCCGGTCGCGGTGCCGGTGCTGGCGGCGCTGTTCGGGTTCGTCTCGGCCGTCGGCGGCATCCTCCTCGCGCTCGCCGGCACCCTGCCCGTCAGCCCCTACATCACGACCCTGTCCTTCACGATCTACGTCGTGTGCTGGATCGTGCAGCGCGTCCGTTCCCGGGTCACCCGCGTCTGA
- a CDS encoding metal ABC transporter ATP-binding protein, whose translation MSGARSQAQRPARETGPVLEIADGALQRGDRELWSGLDLSVQPGEFIAVLGPSGSGKTTLLRSILGLQPLSRGSIRVAGEPVHRGNARIGYIPQQRSLAPDTSMRARDLVALGVQGSRFGFPVPHRGDRAKVDALLAAVGATSYADRRVGLLSGGEQQRLRVGQALADEPALLLCDEPLSNLDLANQVAVTDIIDRQRRERGAAVLFVTHDVNPILNRVDRILYIAGGRFLLGTPEEVLQTRVLTDLYGTAVFVLRAGDRLVVVGVPDAEPHHDHDHEHGGAA comes from the coding sequence GTGAGCGGAGCCCGTTCACAGGCTCAGCGACCCGCGAGGGAGACCGGCCCGGTCCTCGAGATCGCCGACGGCGCCCTGCAGCGGGGCGACCGCGAGCTCTGGTCGGGACTCGACCTCTCGGTGCAGCCCGGGGAGTTCATCGCCGTGCTCGGCCCATCGGGATCCGGGAAGACGACGCTCCTCCGCAGCATCCTGGGACTCCAGCCCCTCTCGCGCGGCAGCATCCGCGTGGCCGGCGAGCCCGTGCACCGCGGGAACGCCCGCATCGGGTACATCCCTCAGCAGCGCTCGCTCGCTCCCGACACGAGCATGCGCGCCCGTGATCTCGTCGCCCTCGGCGTGCAGGGCAGCCGCTTCGGCTTCCCGGTCCCGCACCGTGGCGACCGGGCGAAGGTCGACGCCCTGCTGGCCGCTGTCGGGGCGACCTCGTACGCGGACCGCCGGGTGGGCCTCCTCTCCGGCGGAGAGCAGCAGCGCCTCCGCGTCGGGCAGGCGCTGGCCGACGAACCCGCGCTGCTCCTCTGCGACGAGCCGCTGTCGAACCTCGACCTCGCCAACCAGGTCGCCGTCACCGACATCATCGATCGGCAGCGTCGGGAGCGCGGAGCCGCCGTGCTCTTCGTCACGCACGACGTCAACCCGATCCTGAACCGCGTCGACCGCATCCTCTACATCGCCGGCGGCCGGTTCCTCCTCGGGACCCCGGAGGAGGTGCTGCAGACCCGGGTGCTGACGGATCTCTACGGCACCGCGGTGTTCGTGCTCCGCGCCGGTGACCGGCTCGTCGTGGTCGGCGTCCCCGATGCGGAGCCGCACCACGACCATGACCACGAGCACGGGGGCGCCGCATGA
- a CDS encoding metal ABC transporter substrate-binding protein, whose product MKKPVLALTLASVAALTLAGCSTTPGAAEDDGAVTVVASTNVYGDIAAQVGGDRVDVTSIIDSVTQDPHSYEASARDRLTLQKADLVVENGGGYDAFIDSLLQDAQDPHVVTAVEFSHDYPGNEGHDGGEDHDHDEAATDEPHDHEHAEGEDEHAGHDHIEGFNEHVWFDPHTMIHVVDAIADELTEIDPDGADTFRTNADELVAELEGFEGDLEAIKADASGATVFMTEPLPGYLATAAGLTDVTPEGFAESVEEGSDVAPAVLLEALQVVGSGDVTAVLTNAQTGGAETERVEKAAEDAGVPVVAFTELLEDGSSYSEWMSDAIQSLAAAVQS is encoded by the coding sequence ATGAAGAAGCCCGTCCTCGCCCTCACACTCGCCTCCGTCGCCGCCCTCACGCTGGCCGGATGCTCGACCACCCCGGGCGCGGCAGAGGACGACGGCGCGGTGACGGTCGTCGCGAGCACCAACGTCTACGGCGACATCGCCGCGCAGGTCGGCGGGGACCGCGTCGACGTCACCTCGATCATCGACTCGGTCACCCAGGACCCGCACTCCTACGAGGCGAGTGCCCGCGACCGTCTCACGCTGCAGAAGGCCGATCTCGTGGTGGAGAACGGCGGCGGCTACGACGCGTTCATCGACAGCCTCCTGCAGGATGCGCAGGACCCGCACGTCGTCACCGCAGTGGAGTTCTCGCACGACTACCCGGGCAACGAGGGTCACGACGGGGGCGAGGACCACGATCACGACGAGGCGGCGACGGACGAGCCGCACGATCACGAGCACGCCGAGGGCGAGGACGAGCACGCCGGCCACGACCACATCGAGGGCTTCAACGAGCACGTCTGGTTCGACCCGCACACGATGATCCACGTCGTCGACGCGATCGCCGACGAGCTCACCGAGATCGACCCCGACGGCGCCGACACGTTCCGCACGAACGCGGACGAGCTCGTCGCGGAGCTGGAGGGTTTCGAGGGCGACCTCGAGGCGATCAAGGCGGATGCCAGCGGTGCGACGGTGTTCATGACCGAGCCGTTGCCCGGATACCTGGCCACGGCCGCCGGGCTCACCGACGTCACCCCCGAGGGCTTCGCGGAGTCGGTGGAGGAGGGCAGTGATGTCGCGCCCGCCGTGCTGCTCGAGGCGCTGCAGGTCGTCGGGTCCGGCGATGTGACCGCCGTGCTCACCAACGCTCAGACCGGCGGCGCGGAGACGGAGCGCGTGGAGAAGGCCGCGGAGGACGCCGGGGTGCCCGTGGTCGCGTTCACGGAGCTGCTCGAGGACGGATCGTCGTACTCTGAGTGGATGAGTGACGCGATCCAGAGCCTCGCCGCCGCCGTCCAGTCGTGA
- a CDS encoding glycoside hydrolase family 13 protein, protein MTDSLLTATREDDKTATWWRQAAVYQIYPRSFADADGDGLGDIPGIVSRADYLAELGIDAVWLSPFYPSELADGGYDVADYRDVDPRLGTLDDFDAMVEALHARGIRVVVDIVPNHTSDQHAWFQEALAAGRGSAARERYIFREGTGPDGAEPPTDWVSVFGGSAWERVADGQWYLHNFAVEQPDLNWDHPEVREDFLTTLRFWSDRGVDGFRIDVAHMLTKDLTEPLPSRAELDAMDRTSGTHPMIDRDDVHEIYAQWRAVFNEYDPPRTAVAEAWVETPERRAKYASAEGLGQAFNFDLLVADFDAADFQRIIADNLAQAQAAGSSTTWVLSNHDVTRHATRYGLPPLRGRAVKQGTEWVRAGGPEEGLDREGGLRRAHAATLLLLGLPGSAYLYQGEELGLHEVAGITPDQRQDPGFFRGADFDGLGRDGCRVPLPWTASGSSYGFGAAGAHLPQPAWFAEYAVEVEDADPGSTLNLYREALRLRRLLQTGETLEWVDTGREDVLRFRRPNGWEVVTNFGTAPFDLGAAADDAVLSTVPLDGSVLPGEATAWIASGALAD, encoded by the coding sequence ATGACCGATTCGCTGCTCACCGCGACCCGCGAAGACGACAAGACCGCGACCTGGTGGCGTCAGGCCGCCGTGTACCAGATCTATCCGCGGAGCTTCGCGGACGCCGACGGCGACGGCCTCGGCGACATCCCCGGCATCGTGTCGCGCGCCGACTACCTCGCCGAGCTCGGCATCGACGCGGTGTGGCTGAGCCCGTTCTACCCGTCGGAGCTCGCCGACGGCGGGTACGACGTGGCGGACTACCGGGACGTCGACCCCCGCCTCGGCACCCTCGACGACTTCGACGCCATGGTCGAGGCGCTGCACGCGCGGGGCATCCGCGTCGTCGTCGACATCGTCCCCAACCACACCTCCGACCAGCACGCCTGGTTCCAGGAGGCGCTGGCTGCCGGCCGCGGCTCGGCCGCCCGGGAGCGCTACATCTTCCGCGAGGGCACCGGTCCCGACGGCGCGGAGCCGCCCACCGACTGGGTCTCGGTCTTCGGCGGCAGCGCCTGGGAGCGCGTCGCGGACGGCCAGTGGTACCTGCACAACTTCGCCGTCGAGCAGCCCGACCTCAACTGGGACCACCCCGAGGTGCGCGAGGACTTCCTCACAACGCTCCGCTTCTGGTCGGACCGCGGCGTGGACGGGTTCCGCATCGATGTGGCCCACATGCTGACGAAGGACCTCACCGAGCCGCTGCCGTCGCGTGCCGAGCTCGACGCGATGGACCGCACCTCCGGCACGCACCCGATGATCGACCGCGACGACGTGCACGAGATCTACGCCCAGTGGCGCGCGGTCTTCAACGAGTACGACCCGCCGCGCACCGCGGTCGCGGAGGCGTGGGTGGAGACCCCGGAGCGCCGCGCGAAGTACGCCTCCGCAGAGGGGCTCGGACAGGCGTTCAACTTCGACCTGCTCGTCGCCGACTTCGACGCGGCGGACTTCCAGCGCATCATCGCCGACAACCTCGCCCAGGCGCAGGCCGCCGGATCCTCGACGACCTGGGTGCTCTCGAACCACGACGTGACCCGGCACGCCACCCGCTACGGCCTGCCGCCGCTGCGCGGACGCGCGGTCAAGCAGGGAACCGAGTGGGTGCGCGCGGGCGGCCCGGAGGAGGGACTCGATCGGGAAGGCGGTCTGCGTCGGGCGCACGCCGCGACGCTGCTGCTGCTCGGCCTGCCCGGCAGCGCCTACCTCTATCAGGGCGAGGAGCTCGGCCTGCACGAGGTCGCGGGCATCACCCCCGACCAGCGCCAGGACCCCGGGTTCTTCCGCGGCGCGGACTTCGACGGCCTCGGGCGCGACGGCTGCCGCGTGCCGCTGCCGTGGACGGCGTCCGGCAGCTCATACGGCTTCGGCGCGGCCGGCGCGCACCTGCCGCAGCCTGCCTGGTTCGCGGAGTACGCGGTCGAGGTGGAGGACGCCGATCCCGGCTCGACCCTCAACCTGTACCGCGAGGCGCTGCGTCTCCGGCGACTGCTGCAGACCGGGGAGACGCTCGAGTGGGTCGACACGGGTCGGGAGGACGTGCTGCGGTTCCGCCGCCCGAACGGGTGGGAGGTCGTGACGAACTTCGGCACCGCTCCGTTCGATCTGGGCGCCGCGGCCGACGATGCCGTGCTGTCGACCGTGCCCCTCGACGGCTCCGTGCTGCCGGGCGAGGCCACGGCGTGGATCGCCTCGGGGGCGCTCGCGGACTGA
- a CDS encoding carbohydrate ABC transporter permease has translation MSTETLTTIPADGRRKRQKMERVNWSGTIILILCTATILIPLYVTISMAFKTTGQAVDGNAFSLPAPFSIDGFVQAWTLTKFPVGAAISLLVTAGTVIATIVLAAFASYAIVRNWDRRLFRYSFFYLLAAMFIPFPVVALPQIQLTGRVGLDNPFGVIILATMFQLSFSVLLFTAFLRSIPIELEESARIDGATTWQTFWRLIFPLLAPMSATVGIFAFLYAWNDFMMPSLIISDPALQTLPVRQNLFQNQFSNNYNVAFASYLMAMAPAIVAYLFTQRWVMEGVTQGAVKG, from the coding sequence ATGTCGACGGAGACCCTCACCACCATCCCCGCGGACGGACGCCGGAAGCGGCAGAAGATGGAGCGCGTCAACTGGTCGGGCACCATCATCCTGATCCTGTGCACGGCGACGATCCTCATCCCGCTGTACGTGACGATCTCGATGGCGTTCAAGACCACCGGGCAGGCGGTCGACGGCAACGCGTTCTCGCTGCCGGCGCCGTTCAGCATCGACGGCTTCGTGCAAGCGTGGACGCTGACGAAGTTCCCGGTCGGCGCCGCGATCTCGCTGCTCGTCACGGCAGGGACGGTCATCGCGACGATCGTCCTCGCGGCCTTCGCGTCGTACGCGATCGTGCGCAACTGGGACCGCCGGCTGTTCCGGTACTCCTTCTTCTACCTGCTGGCGGCGATGTTCATCCCGTTCCCCGTCGTGGCACTTCCGCAGATCCAGCTCACCGGACGCGTCGGCCTCGACAACCCGTTCGGCGTGATCATCCTCGCCACGATGTTCCAGCTCAGCTTCAGCGTGCTGCTGTTCACGGCCTTCCTGCGCTCGATCCCGATCGAGCTGGAGGAGAGCGCGCGGATCGACGGCGCCACGACCTGGCAGACGTTCTGGCGGCTCATCTTCCCGCTGCTCGCGCCGATGAGCGCCACGGTCGGCATCTTCGCCTTCCTCTACGCCTGGAACGACTTCATGATGCCGTCGCTGATCATCTCCGACCCGGCGCTGCAGACGCTCCCGGTGCGGCAGAACCTCTTCCAGAACCAGTTCAGCAACAACTACAACGTCGCCTTCGCCTCGTACCTGATGGCCATGGCGCCCGCGATCGTCGCCTATCTCTTCACTCAGCGCTGGGTGATGGAGGGTGTCACGCAGGGTGCCGTCAAGGGCTGA
- a CDS encoding carbohydrate ABC transporter permease, with protein sequence MSTSTTAIVTGEQRKIRRHTRRVEPIYYLFLLPTLVIFTLAITVPGVIGIFFSFTDSIGIGEWSFNGLTNYIALFSDPAILQSYLFTFGFSIATVIVVNVIAFLLAVGLTSRIRFKTGLRTIFVIPMVISGIIIAYVFNFLFSNSIPAAGAATGIPWLETSLLANPDLAWVAIVIVTAWQAVPGTLLIYIAGLLSVPGEVYEAASIDGASRTQQLTRITIPLVAGYVVINVILGFKGFLNAYDIIVGLTNGGPGTATRSVAMTIIAGFNGGDYAYQMANATIFFIVAVLISVLQLSLTRGRNTF encoded by the coding sequence ATGAGCACCAGCACGACCGCCATCGTCACCGGCGAGCAGCGGAAGATCCGCCGCCACACGCGCCGCGTCGAGCCGATCTACTACCTGTTCCTGCTGCCGACCCTGGTGATCTTCACGCTCGCGATCACCGTTCCCGGCGTCATCGGCATCTTCTTCAGCTTCACCGACTCGATCGGCATCGGCGAGTGGAGCTTCAACGGGCTGACGAACTACATCGCGCTGTTCAGCGACCCGGCGATCCTGCAGAGCTATCTCTTCACCTTCGGGTTCTCGATCGCGACAGTGATCGTCGTCAACGTCATCGCGTTCCTGCTGGCGGTCGGCCTCACCTCCCGCATCCGGTTCAAGACGGGGCTGCGGACGATCTTCGTGATCCCGATGGTGATCTCGGGCATCATCATCGCCTACGTCTTCAACTTCCTGTTCTCGAACTCGATCCCCGCGGCGGGCGCGGCCACCGGCATCCCGTGGCTGGAGACGAGCCTGCTCGCCAACCCCGACCTCGCCTGGGTCGCGATCGTGATCGTCACCGCCTGGCAGGCGGTCCCCGGCACGCTCCTCATCTACATCGCCGGACTCCTGTCGGTGCCGGGCGAGGTGTACGAGGCGGCGAGCATCGACGGCGCCAGCCGCACGCAGCAGCTGACCCGCATCACGATCCCCCTCGTCGCCGGATACGTCGTCATCAACGTGATCCTCGGCTTCAAGGGCTTCCTCAACGCCTACGACATCATCGTCGGCCTCACCAACGGCGGCCCGGGCACCGCCACCCGCAGCGTCGCGATGACGATCATCGCGGGCTTCAACGGCGGCGACTACGCCTACCAGATGGCCAACGCCACGATCTTCTTCATCGTGGCCGTGCTCATCTCCGTCCTCCAGCTCTCGCTGACCCGCGGAAGGAACACGTTCTGA
- a CDS encoding ABC transporter substrate-binding protein, whose product MSATRSRAVRWTAGALGLVLTGAALTSCAAGGGAETIRFTFSKREAIPFMTELVAEYNASQDDVRVEIDTSGVDVVSASFVRGNPPDIMLANYNYEVARFVQRCALTDLSDTEAAAGIREDLQPLMDQYGSCEGRTSALPYSVMAASVIYNTQIFAEQGLEVPQTWDELLAVSDSLREAGIDPFYATFKDDWTVAQGWYDYAAGGSLDVLAFFDALAAEGTEVGPDSEVSFEKDFAEPMDRMMVLANEYTNEDAASRAYGDGNLAFAKGEAAMYLQGPWAFSEIAKTDPDLDLGTFPLPMTDDPADLAVRVNMDLAVMIPEESQHQEAARDFLEYLYLPENIEEYNASQLGFTPTTDAAPPDDPRIEGMIEYYDEGRIYQGPSVLVPKTLPMNNYAQAMVLGADPSSILRTMDADWARIAFRAPIPSSEDSASGETEESAP is encoded by the coding sequence GTGTCTGCCACACGATCACGGGCGGTGCGCTGGACCGCCGGAGCGCTCGGCCTCGTGCTGACCGGCGCGGCGCTCACGAGCTGTGCCGCCGGCGGGGGAGCGGAGACGATCCGCTTCACGTTCAGCAAGCGCGAGGCCATCCCGTTCATGACGGAGCTCGTCGCGGAGTACAACGCGTCGCAGGACGACGTCCGGGTGGAGATCGACACGTCCGGCGTCGACGTCGTCTCGGCGAGCTTCGTCCGCGGGAACCCGCCCGACATCATGCTCGCCAACTACAACTACGAGGTCGCCCGGTTCGTGCAGCGGTGCGCGCTCACCGATCTCTCCGACACGGAGGCCGCCGCCGGCATCCGTGAGGACCTGCAGCCTTTGATGGACCAGTACGGCTCCTGCGAGGGGCGCACCAGCGCCCTGCCGTACTCGGTCATGGCCGCCTCGGTCATCTACAACACGCAGATCTTCGCGGAGCAGGGCCTCGAGGTGCCGCAGACCTGGGACGAGCTCCTCGCCGTCAGCGACAGCCTCCGCGAGGCCGGGATCGACCCGTTCTACGCCACGTTCAAGGACGACTGGACCGTCGCGCAGGGCTGGTACGACTACGCGGCCGGTGGCTCGCTGGACGTGCTGGCTTTCTTCGACGCGCTCGCCGCCGAGGGCACAGAGGTGGGCCCGGACTCGGAGGTCTCCTTCGAGAAGGACTTCGCGGAGCCGATGGACAGGATGATGGTGCTCGCGAACGAGTACACGAACGAGGATGCGGCGAGCCGGGCGTACGGAGACGGCAACCTCGCCTTCGCGAAGGGCGAGGCCGCGATGTACCTCCAGGGGCCGTGGGCGTTCAGCGAGATCGCCAAGACCGACCCCGACCTCGACCTCGGCACCTTCCCGCTGCCCATGACCGACGATCCGGCCGACCTCGCCGTCCGGGTGAACATGGACCTCGCGGTCATGATCCCCGAGGAGTCGCAGCACCAGGAGGCCGCGCGCGACTTCCTGGAGTACCTCTACCTCCCGGAGAACATCGAGGAGTACAACGCCTCGCAGCTCGGGTTCACCCCGACGACGGACGCGGCACCGCCGGACGACCCGCGTATCGAGGGCATGATCGAGTACTACGACGAGGGGCGGATCTACCAGGGCCCCTCGGTCCTCGTCCCGAAGACCCTGCCGATGAACAACTACGCGCAGGCCATGGTGCTCGGCGCCGACCCCTCCTCCATCCTCCGCACCATGGACGCGGACTGGGCCCGCATCGCCTTCCGCGCCCCGATCCCGAGTTCCGAGGATTCCGCATCGGGCGAGACAGAGGAGTCCGCGCCATGA